ACAACATTCACCAGGTGCTTTAACAGATTTACGATCGGCTTTagttaataatactatatttgcGTCGTTGGCAGTTCGATGtggatttcataaatatttccgTCATCTTTCTCCTGGTTTAAGTGCTGTTATAAATCGTTTTGTTAGAATTCAAGAAGAAAATGGACATTCCATTAGCGAGGaggtaacaattttattttcctcttATCTATTTGCATGTCCTTTAACACAAATGGACCAAAAATGAATAACTTCTTGGCAATGTATACAATGCATGTTTGGAcagtttcaaaattcatttactaaataattttttattaattacattttagtattatttaatcGGTGAAGAGGAATGCGAGGAGGCTGAAGATGTGGAAGTACCAAAAGCATTAGGAGATGTTTTTGAATCATTAGCTGGTGCAATTTATTTAGATAGTGGTATGTCTTTAGACGCTGTATGGGGTGTTTACTATGCCATAATGAGGAATGAAGTtggtaaataacatttagattttatttgGGCATATACTTCTTACCAAGAAcgataaaaaaagtaaatattttttactgtttcaGAACAATTTAGCACTAATGTTCCTAAATCTCCAATTCGTGAATTACTGGAACTGGAGCCTGAAACAGCGAAGTTCGGAACACCTGAAAAGTTGGCCGATGGACGTAGAGTTAGGGTTACGGTAGATGTTTTCGGCAAAGGTTCCTTCAAAGGAATCGGTAGAAACTTTAGGATTGCAAAATGTACCGCAGCAAAATGTGCTCTCAGAAAACTGAAAAAGATGCAAAGTTATCCCCGGGAAAAACTATGATAATATGtacatcattaaaataaaataaggatacaggaaatcaaagaaaattcttttaatactCTAGAGACATACATTGCAATGAAAATAGTTTGATAAATATATCCGTGAATCTTTAATACAATAGAAAGAATTGTCAtgtgtttttaaaattaatattcgaatGCCTCGTAGCGCAATTGCGCTTCATCTAAATACGTAAAACGGTGCcactatatttcattatatcttattagatatatgtgtatatttacTAAAACTCAATTGTAAACAAAGAGAAGTCACCACTTGTAGCaataactttttatataatagattttttcaAAGTGGTTTagtttgaaatattggaacCAATGATACACgacttttaaataataacatattttaatttataaagcaATTCAGAAGTTTCCTGCAGTAtcctttattaatattcaattgataATAAAGTGCTCTCACTTtctaaatcaaaattttatttgaaagcgaaaatgtaaaaagtcctagatatattttaaaatgtattaagggataaaactagaaaaaaatattcaccTCATAAAGCCTCGCTTTACATTTTACGCACCGACATTTGTCATGTTCAGCACATGTTATTAAAACATGACGCAAAAATAGAAGGCagataattgaaatttgatttcaaaatacATATTACTTTGTATACGAATTAGTAGTTGTTCATTTTCTAGAATTAAATGAACTACAACTAAATATATTAggatcatttattaatttttattcctccTTTTGTAAAAATGCATAACAAATGTTaaacaaatgtacaataaagtttttaatttacataaatataaacaaatatttaaaatggtacattaaaattaactttcttCCGTTTTATACAAcacttattaaaatttcattgttaccatacaatatattataattgtatatttaaatatttttacaattttttcagtCAGTAACAACGATGAAACATAAGCTgtacataatttaaaaatatgtacatttaaAATGCTAAGAACCAAACTGACTGAAAAAGAGAGCTATGGCAGGGTCTTCGCACTCACATGTGATTAATACGTCCCGAAACTTatctaaaatttgtaatatttgagATCTCCGTATATTTTCTAAGTACATAATTTCTTCTAAATGATGACCCCCATTAAAATAACCAAGTCGACATAATCTATCTAACAATTTCCTATCGTCAGATGAAATATCATAATCTTCTGACTGATaattatatattccattttctttATGAAGATTCAATAATAACTCTTCCTTCATGTCAGTTGAAGAGCCTTTTGAAACATCATTCAAATTTCTTGCATTGCCATTCTCTGTGAGTTCTTTTATGTTATAATTTGTATCATCTTTTATATcctttagaaaatatatttttaattaataacttttttaaaaaaagtattttttacaCTTACCAATGGTACTCGACCATGCACAGTTGGCATGTATTGTACATATGTGTGCAATTGTAAAAGCAAATGATTCTTTAACAaccatattattattttcactaaTTGTGTTTGTTGTTGCGATTGGTTCAAAGGATTTAATTTTTGACTGATTGATGttggtaacgagaaatcactAATGACCTATGggaattgataattaaaatttaattttacgtttatatgtataataattaatttctttgtacTGACTTGTAAAAGACATAGTCCTGGAAATTCTTCAGAGAATGTCTCTAATAATTGATTTGTAATAACAGCGTCTGGCGATACAACATAAACGTTACTCTCGCAAAGGGGATAAATTATAGTAGCTTTGGCCCAATAAACTAGGTGACCAGTTAATTGAAAAACTTGAGTAAGGGTAAGATCGGAATCGGCAGCTAAAGTTTGTAAACTTTTCAATGGACTATACATCTGAATGAGACGTCTAAGAGCTGGAGAAGAATCCAGGGGAAGTGTATCCAACAAATTTAATGGTTCAATGAGTAATAATAAACCATGATAAGGTCTTAAACTATTTAAACACCTGTAATAGAACATtagatgtaataatattattttcattttttaaatttactttgatactAGCCTATCTATTATTTCTGGATTAATAATGAATCCTTTCTTATGGGATTGATGAACTTTTTGTGGGAGGCAGAAGCGAACCTGAATCCATTTAttaatcataatattaataactccAGAAGTGCTAAGACTGTTAAACACAGATTTTAAGTCACGTGCGAGCGAACttctttgtaatattaattcatatGGTGATTCATCGCAATCACTCTCTCCTTCTGATCTAAACGTGCATACAAAAAGATTCTATTATTCCTTTTCTAAATCTCCttctcttttaaataaaataagaaacaatattCCATATACCTAGTAGCAACTTCATCATGAGTTGAaaccataatttttatttcttctgttAAGAATCCACATCTTTTTTCTTCGTGTCTTAATGCTATACCTAATCTAAAATAAGTTACATATAACATCTCTTACATTGTAACTGTTTTGGAAAACATATAGTACAAACCTTTTACTTAAATCgtaataacattttactatAGAATGACTTGCTTGCGCTTGAAGAgcgaaaactatattaaaaagcATAGAAGAATTAACTTCTTTTAGCCCACGAGATGATACAAGAGTTGGGTGTCCAACAAAGCGAACATCATTTACTTTTAACTCGAACTTCTGCTCACACAATTCGGGTTTAACGGCAAATAATGTTGATAAAACTTCATCGGTTACTCCAGTTAAATTTCCATTGCTTACGTTGGAGGTTGAGAAAGGTAAAgactattaaaaaaatatattaagtgtTAAATTACTCTATATGTTTAGGGAATATTCTCAATATACATCCATACTTTGTATACgtagtatttattaattattgaataaacaatacactattaaaatattttgtgaagcTGACCTGCAATGAATCTTCTGCTATAGTTAAAGAATAAGGATTCTTTCTTTTAGTACATTGATTAGAATCTCGTGTGTGCTTAGCCATATGTGGATAACGAAACAAAAGCCTGTCACCTTTGCTATCACTTTTTACAAGAATTGTACTTAACGGATTTATTTCCATAATTGCTTATTAATATAAAGgttatattacaatttactaTAACTAAGTACTAGacatattttcgtaaaatatgtacttgaattaaattgaatttaacatCCCAATATTAATCAAGATATCTAAATATATTTAGCACTTCGtataaattaaacttttttgATTAACAAAATTTAGAGCAACTCGATCACAACAAAGTGTCACCGGAACCACGCGGTTTATATTCTATTGTAGTCTACAAAAAATTAGCAAAATAAGTTTCGTAAGTCCATGAATTAATCTTAAgcagtataaaaaaaataaatgtgaaatatattttgtgtcaataaatatagtatattatttaaaaaaaaatagtgtTTATATCTATTGACGGTTAAAAAATTTCCATCCTACACCAACTACTAGAAAGTCATAATTTTCTATGACCATTCTGCAAATTAAAGtctattgtaatttaattttattcagtttcagtgataaaatatattagaatattcttaatattatattactataatgctcataataaaaatgagaaaatgaataatttaattacatatttagTGGTTATTTGCGAGAATGATTTACGTTGGTTAGTTATTTACCGTAAAACACTAAATCGCTCTACTCGTCGGATTACAAAGTTAACTAGCCTGagttattaacattttgatatataaaaatatgtgtcaaaaaatttcattccttTTTATCTTGTATGTATTATCATTTCTTCTATTTACTTCTCTTCATTTTACTATATTCGTGTTTGAACGACGCGATACAATATGCAAagagaaaattcaaaatattaaaacttcccGCTAAACATCATAGACACGGTTATGAATATTGTGTGCGAGAAGTTCTATGAGTGATATGTCTAGTATGACCAATAC
This is a stretch of genomic DNA from Nomia melanderi isolate GNS246 chromosome 1, iyNomMela1, whole genome shotgun sequence. It encodes these proteins:
- the Nprl3 gene encoding GATOR complex protein Nprl3; translation: MEINPLSTILVKSDSKGDRLLFRYPHMAKHTRDSNQCTKRKNPYSLTIAEDSLQSLPFSTSNVSNGNLTGVTDEVLSTLFAVKPELCEQKFELKVNDVRFVGHPTLVSSRGLKEVNSSMLFNIVFALQAQASHSIVKCYYDLSKRLGIALRHEEKRCGFLTEEIKIMVSTHDEVATRSEGESDCDESPYELILQRSSLARDLKSVFNSLSTSGVINIMINKWIQVRFCLPQKVHQSHKKGFIINPEIIDRCLNSLRPYHGLLLLIEPLNLLDTLPLDSSPALRRLIQMYSPLKSLQTLAADSDLTLTQVFQLTGHLVYWAKATIIYPLCESNVYVVSPDAVITNQLLETFSEEFPGLCLLQVISDFSLPTSISQKLNPLNQSQQQTQLVKIIIWLLKNHLLLQLHTYVQYMPTVHGRVPLDIKDDTNYNIKELTENGNARNLNDVSKGSSTDMKEELLLNLHKENGIYNYQSEDYDISSDDRKLLDRLCRLGYFNGGHHLEEIMYLENIRRSQILQILDKFRDVLITCECEDPAIALFFSQFGS